Proteins found in one Cellulomonas palmilytica genomic segment:
- a CDS encoding sugar phosphate isomerase/epimerase family protein: MTRPVTLFTGQWADLPFEEVARLASGWGYDGLEIACWGDHLDPWRWDDDDYVADRLAILERYGLKVWAISNHLKGQAVCDDPIDQRHRDILPDVVWGDGDPEGVRQRAAEEMKHTARLAAKLGVKTVVGFTGSSIWKYVAMFPPASAEMVDAGYQDFADRWNPILDVYDEVGVRFAHEVHPSEIAYDYWTTQRTLEAIGHREAFGLNWDPSHFMWQDLDPVDFILEHRDRIYHVDCKDVKLRLGNGRNGRLGSHLPWADLRRGWDFVSTGRGDVPWEAAFRALNSIGYDGPISVEWEDAGMDRLVGAPEALEFVRRNAFDAPAAAFDAAFSAR; the protein is encoded by the coding sequence GTCACCCTGTTCACCGGCCAGTGGGCCGACCTGCCGTTCGAGGAGGTGGCGCGGCTCGCGTCCGGCTGGGGCTACGACGGCCTCGAGATCGCGTGCTGGGGCGACCACCTGGACCCGTGGCGCTGGGACGACGACGACTACGTCGCCGACCGCCTCGCGATTCTGGAGCGCTACGGCCTCAAGGTGTGGGCGATCTCCAACCACCTCAAGGGCCAGGCCGTGTGCGACGACCCGATCGACCAGCGGCACCGCGACATCCTGCCCGACGTGGTGTGGGGCGACGGCGACCCCGAGGGCGTGCGGCAGCGGGCCGCGGAGGAGATGAAGCACACCGCGCGCCTGGCCGCGAAGCTGGGTGTGAAGACGGTCGTCGGGTTCACGGGCTCGTCGATCTGGAAGTACGTCGCGATGTTCCCGCCGGCCTCGGCCGAGATGGTGGACGCGGGCTACCAGGACTTCGCGGACCGGTGGAACCCGATCCTCGACGTGTACGACGAGGTGGGCGTGCGGTTCGCGCACGAGGTCCACCCCTCGGAGATCGCGTACGACTACTGGACGACGCAGCGCACGCTCGAGGCGATCGGCCACCGCGAGGCGTTCGGGCTCAACTGGGACCCGAGCCACTTCATGTGGCAGGACCTCGACCCGGTGGACTTCATCCTCGAGCACCGCGACCGGATCTACCACGTCGACTGCAAGGACGTGAAGCTCCGGCTCGGCAACGGCCGCAACGGCCGCCTCGGCTCGCACCTGCCGTGGGCGGACCTGCGCCGCGGGTGGGACTTCGTGTCGACGGGTCGCGGGGACGTGCCGTGGGAGGCGGCGTTCCGCGCGCTCAACTCGATCGGCTACGACGGGCCCATCTCGGTGGAGTGGGAGGACGCCGGGATGGACCGCCTCGTCGGCGCGCCGGAGGCGCTGGAGTTCGTGCGGCGCAACGCGTTCGACGCGCCCGCGGCGGCGTTCGACGCGGCGTTCAGCGCCCGCTGA
- a CDS encoding TetR-like C-terminal domain-containing protein, with the protein MPRAGLDPDVVVAAAADLADEVGLPDVTMSLLAQRLGVRAPSLYKHVEGQADLQRRIATLALTELGAALRDALQGRSGRDALAAAAHTLRRYAAAHPGRYAATVRVDADETEAPLVAAGDRVLESLAAAVAAYPVDPADTVHVLRMVRSLFHGFAVIEAAGGFQLDTDRNASVEWFVDFVDRGLSGR; encoded by the coding sequence GTGCCTAGGGCGGGGCTCGACCCGGACGTCGTCGTCGCGGCCGCCGCGGACCTGGCCGACGAGGTCGGCCTGCCGGACGTCACCATGAGCCTGCTCGCGCAGCGCCTGGGCGTGCGCGCACCGTCGCTCTACAAGCACGTCGAGGGGCAGGCCGACCTCCAGCGCCGCATCGCGACACTCGCCTTGACGGAGCTCGGCGCGGCCCTGCGGGACGCCCTGCAGGGCCGTTCGGGACGCGACGCGCTCGCCGCCGCCGCGCACACGCTGCGCCGGTACGCCGCCGCGCACCCCGGCAGGTACGCGGCGACGGTCCGGGTGGACGCCGACGAGACGGAGGCGCCGCTGGTGGCCGCGGGCGACCGCGTGCTCGAGTCGCTCGCGGCCGCCGTCGCGGCCTACCCGGTGGACCCGGCCGACACCGTGCACGTGCTGCGCATGGTCCGCAGCCTGTTCCACGGCTTCGCCGTCATCGAGGCCGCCGGCGGGTTCCAGCTCGACACCGACCGGAACGCGAGCGTCGAGTGGTTCGTCGACTTCGTCGACCGGGGGCTCAGCGGGCGCTGA